In Caproicibacterium amylolyticum, a genomic segment contains:
- a CDS encoding type I restriction endonuclease subunit R: protein MNNILSEKEYQHFIMERLEQDNGYVIRKATSYDRLFSIDRELLFKFLNDTQSKTMEALRKIYKDDLEETLVSFINAEATKSRGSLLDILKHGIEISSMKLELMYTKPATTFNKELLANYEKNIFSVMEEIWASDKERVDLIIFLNGLAIMSFELKCNAAGQSYQDAIYQYRMERNPKTRLFLFKAGCLVNFAMDLEEVYMTTKLSGDSTFFLPFNIGNGKGVNAGAGNPTFKDKYSVSYMWEDILTKDTVLGLISKFIFMETKEKEDEFTGKIKKSESIIFPRYHQLDVIRKLLGDVRENRTAQNYLIQHSAGSGKTNSIAWLAHRLTSLHDVDDKIIFDNVVIITDRVVVDRQLQKAIMGMEHKTGLIRVMDDKCNSADLAIALKGNTKIIATTIQKFPYIVDSVAGLKTKRFAVIIDEAHSSTAGKDMAAVTQSLGAGEQDYNDVQDIIADEIARNGKQANVSIFAFTATPKPTTLQLFGLLNTKGQRVAFHVYSMKQAIEEGFILDVLQNYTTYDTFYQINKEIEDDPRCKTSDAKRQIARFVELHETNISQRIEVIVEHFRTSVMTDLGGMAKAMVITASRQSAVKYRQAFEDYITKKGYKDIRALVAFSGKLKLPDDDTTEYTEASMNGFSEEQLTKEFDKDDYQVLLVANKYQTGFDQPKLCAMYVMKKLKGVTAVQTLSRLNRIFPPFEKRTFVLDFVNDYADITAAFAPYYTTTLLSNSVTPTAIYDLEAKIDAYTVLDPDDIEKANDLLYSDNITSKDKQKLTFYFKKAKNLIENYDVTKQQEIVALMRHFVRFYEFLLQVSCFEDIELHKKYNFITYLLSYINIKHPGGGYNLDGKIRVTNFVQKKDEEHKESDLVAQPIMKLPTAESFGLTEAKEERLSQIIAEINSRAGRAYDNDVAVKAMLQIRDILLKSDKLKTSARNNTVKDFEFSYFDDIDDALIEGLSQNQDFFSLLLSNDEIKRQVLGIFTDEIYASLRKA from the coding sequence ATGAACAATATATTATCCGAAAAAGAATACCAGCATTTCATCATGGAACGGCTGGAACAGGATAACGGCTATGTGATTCGTAAAGCCACCTCCTACGACCGCCTGTTTTCCATTGACCGTGAATTGCTGTTTAAATTTCTTAATGATACCCAGTCGAAAACAATGGAAGCCCTGCGCAAAATATATAAGGATGATTTGGAGGAGACTCTTGTCAGCTTTATCAATGCCGAGGCGACAAAGTCTCGCGGCAGTCTGTTGGATATCCTGAAACACGGGATTGAAATTTCCAGCATGAAGCTGGAACTGATGTATACCAAACCGGCTACCACCTTCAACAAAGAGCTGCTCGCAAACTACGAAAAGAATATCTTCTCCGTCATGGAGGAGATCTGGGCAAGCGATAAGGAACGTGTCGATTTGATCATCTTCCTGAACGGCCTTGCTATTATGTCTTTTGAACTCAAGTGCAATGCCGCCGGGCAATCCTATCAGGACGCCATTTATCAATACCGCATGGAGCGCAATCCGAAGACGCGTCTGTTCCTGTTTAAGGCGGGCTGCCTCGTCAACTTTGCGATGGATCTGGAAGAGGTCTATATGACCACGAAGCTGTCCGGCGACTCTACCTTCTTTCTGCCGTTCAATATCGGCAACGGAAAAGGCGTCAATGCCGGAGCGGGCAATCCCACCTTCAAGGACAAGTACAGCGTGTCCTATATGTGGGAGGATATTCTCACAAAGGATACTGTACTCGGCCTCATAAGCAAGTTCATTTTTATGGAGACAAAAGAAAAAGAGGACGAGTTTACCGGTAAAATCAAAAAGTCTGAAAGCATCATTTTCCCGCGTTACCACCAGTTGGACGTCATCCGCAAGCTATTGGGCGACGTCCGCGAAAATAGAACCGCGCAAAATTATCTAATTCAGCATAGCGCTGGTTCCGGCAAAACGAACTCCATCGCGTGGCTTGCTCACCGGCTCACTTCGCTGCACGATGTCGACGATAAAATTATCTTTGATAATGTGGTCATCATCACCGATCGCGTGGTTGTCGATCGTCAGCTTCAAAAAGCGATTATGGGAATGGAACACAAAACCGGTCTGATTCGCGTTATGGACGACAAGTGCAACTCCGCAGACCTCGCGATTGCCCTCAAGGGCAACACAAAAATCATCGCTACGACGATTCAGAAATTCCCGTATATCGTGGACAGCGTCGCAGGGCTAAAAACAAAACGCTTCGCGGTTATTATCGACGAAGCACATTCTTCCACTGCCGGAAAAGACATGGCGGCTGTCACGCAGTCTCTCGGCGCTGGCGAACAGGACTATAACGATGTGCAGGACATCATTGCCGACGAGATTGCCCGCAACGGCAAGCAAGCCAATGTGTCGATATTTGCGTTTACCGCGACACCGAAGCCGACTACGCTCCAGCTTTTCGGACTGTTGAATACCAAAGGACAGCGTGTGGCGTTCCATGTCTACTCCATGAAGCAGGCCATCGAAGAGGGCTTCATTCTGGATGTCCTGCAAAACTATACGACTTACGATACCTTCTATCAGATAAATAAAGAAATCGAGGATGACCCTCGCTGCAAGACTTCTGACGCAAAGCGTCAGATTGCCCGCTTCGTGGAACTGCATGAAACGAACATCTCGCAACGCATAGAGGTCATTGTGGAGCATTTCCGCACTTCAGTTATGACGGATCTGGGCGGCATGGCAAAAGCGATGGTGATTACAGCTTCCCGTCAGAGCGCTGTCAAATACCGTCAGGCTTTTGAAGACTATATCACGAAGAAGGGCTACAAGGATATTCGCGCTCTGGTGGCCTTCTCCGGCAAGCTGAAGCTGCCGGATGACGACACAACCGAATATACCGAAGCCTCCATGAATGGTTTTTCCGAGGAGCAGCTCACAAAGGAATTTGACAAGGACGATTATCAAGTCCTGCTTGTGGCAAATAAGTATCAGACGGGATTTGACCAGCCGAAGCTGTGTGCCATGTATGTCATGAAAAAGCTGAAGGGTGTTACAGCCGTGCAGACCCTATCCCGTCTGAACCGCATTTTCCCGCCGTTTGAGAAGCGCACATTCGTGCTGGACTTTGTGAACGATTATGCGGATATTACCGCCGCCTTCGCGCCTTACTACACGACAACACTGTTATCCAATTCAGTAACTCCCACGGCGATTTACGACCTTGAGGCAAAGATTGATGCCTACACTGTTCTCGACCCAGACGATATCGAGAAGGCAAACGACCTGCTATACAGCGACAACATTACCTCGAAGGACAAGCAGAAACTGACCTTCTATTTCAAGAAGGCGAAAAATCTGATTGAAAACTACGATGTTACAAAGCAGCAGGAGATTGTAGCCTTAATGCGCCATTTCGTTCGGTTTTACGAGTTTTTGCTTCAGGTCTCCTGCTTTGAGGACATTGAACTGCATAAGAAGTACAATTTCATTACTTACCTGCTTTCATATATCAACATCAAGCATCCGGGTGGTGGGTACAATCTCGACGGAAAAATCAGGGTTACGAATTTCGTCCAGAAAAAAGATGAGGAACATAAGGAATCAGATCTTGTTGCCCAGCCCATTATGAAGCTGCCCACGGCAGAGAGCTTTGGATTAACCGAAGCAAAAGAGGAACGACTATCTCAGATTATCGCCGAAATTAACAGTCGTGCAGGAAGAGCCTACGATAATGATGTTGCGGTAAAGGCAATGCTGCAAATTAGAGACATCCTGCTGAAATCGGACAAGCTGAAAACCAGCGCACGGAACAACACCGTCAAAGACTTTGAATTCTCTTATTTTGACGATATTGACGACGCGCTCATCGAGGGGCTTTCGCAGAATCAGGACTTCTTCTCGCTGCTTTTGAGCAACGATGAAATAAAGCGTCAGGTGCTTGGTATTTTCACCGATGAAATATACGCAAGCCTGCGTAAAGCTTAA
- a CDS encoding bacteriohemerythrin — MYQWTKDLETGNIAIDSQHKELIQAINDLLDACAKGKGRAEIKNTLDFLNNYVIRHFADEEKLQIKYGYPDYMNHKKYHEGFKNTVRGIIAEYEKGGATIPLIAKVNSSIAGWLISHIKREDVKVAAHIRSVEK, encoded by the coding sequence ATGTACCAATGGACAAAAGATTTGGAAACTGGAAATATAGCGATTGATAGCCAGCACAAAGAACTGATTCAGGCAATCAACGATTTGTTGGATGCGTGTGCAAAAGGCAAAGGGCGTGCAGAAATTAAGAATACACTGGATTTTCTGAACAATTACGTGATTCGCCACTTTGCTGATGAAGAAAAACTCCAGATAAAATACGGCTATCCAGATTACATGAATCATAAGAAGTACCACGAAGGATTTAAAAATACCGTACGCGGGATTATTGCCGAATACGAGAAAGGCGGTGCCACGATTCCGCTGATTGCTAAAGTAAACAGCAGTATTGCCGGGTGGCTGATTAGCCACATCAAGCGCGAGGATGTGAAGGTTGCAGCACATATTCGTTCAGTGGAAAAGTAA
- the mcrC gene encoding 5-methylcytosine-specific restriction endonuclease system specificity protein McrC, which yields MIKDKSIFIKNIYYMLSYAFTTLNQSNFENVAKEEFENMHNLLASILAKGIGQQLKQGLYREYLNKKENIVVMRGKIDMPGTIKNKIARQQVLSCDYDDLSENNLLNQILKTTVMILLRLSKVDSEHKDALKKEMLFFSNVDTIEPTSIRWTAIRFCRNNQTYRMLISICQLILEGMLLTTEEGEYKLASFVDEQRMCRLYEKFILEYYIKEFPMLSASASQIPWALDDGIGTMLPVMQSDITLSHGERVLIIDAKYYSHTTQVQYNVHTLHSNNLYQIFAYVKNKDAQLGSKPHEVSGMLLYARTDETIQPDNIYQMSGNKISVKTLDLNCEFPEIAAQLNLITREHFGI from the coding sequence ATGATTAAGGACAAGAGCATTTTCATAAAAAACATATACTATATGCTGTCGTATGCTTTTACAACATTGAATCAGTCAAATTTTGAGAATGTAGCAAAAGAAGAATTTGAGAATATGCACAATCTCCTTGCTTCGATTCTTGCAAAAGGCATAGGTCAACAGTTAAAGCAAGGCTTGTACCGCGAATACTTGAATAAAAAAGAAAATATTGTGGTCATGCGGGGCAAAATTGATATGCCTGGTACTATCAAAAATAAGATTGCAAGGCAACAGGTTCTTTCATGTGATTATGATGATCTGTCAGAGAACAATCTTCTAAATCAAATTTTGAAGACGACGGTGATGATTTTACTTCGTCTCTCAAAGGTCGATTCCGAGCATAAGGACGCGCTCAAGAAGGAAATGCTGTTTTTCTCAAACGTTGATACCATTGAGCCCACGTCCATTAGATGGACGGCAATCCGATTTTGTCGGAATAATCAGACATATCGTATGCTCATTAGCATCTGCCAGCTTATTCTAGAAGGAATGCTGTTGACAACAGAAGAGGGCGAATACAAACTGGCGTCTTTTGTCGATGAGCAGCGTATGTGCCGTTTATATGAGAAGTTCATTCTGGAATACTACATCAAGGAATTTCCGATGCTGAGCGCAAGCGCGTCGCAAATACCATGGGCCTTGGATGACGGCATCGGAACAATGCTGCCTGTTATGCAAAGTGACATCACTTTGTCACATGGCGAGAGAGTTCTTATTATCGATGCGAAGTATTATTCACACACGACGCAGGTCCAGTATAATGTGCATACGTTGCATTCTAATAATCTCTATCAGATTTTTGCCTATGTGAAAAACAAGGATGCACAATTGGGTTCAAAACCGCATGAAGTATCTGGTATGCTCCTATATGCGCGGACAGATGAAACCATTCAGCCTGATAACATTTATCAGATGAGTGGGAATAAAATCAGTGTAAAAACGCTCGACCTTAATTGTGAGTTTCCAGAAATCGCTGCCCAGCTAAATTTAATTACGAGAGAGCACTTCGGTATTTAG
- a CDS encoding AAA family ATPase, producing MFEKFRLHDALVKYKQDFVSTQWGNEKYKWEALKFFQDNWDVNAANFAAMLTLSLSKTYNLLASMNNFPARMIEKFAETAPEEVRAMFIALFDESKDVVTRITDFKDQSSILLEKYGNGAGQHYQYENAVSTYLWLRFPDKYYIYKYGEIKTAADELGSDYRFKKGAYADNLHNFYSFYDELCAEIRKDEELRSLLKSQLTDDCYPDPEYRTLTIDVGFYISRYYSQKGSATTDEWFPTDYAPNISVDEWVELLNDPDVFTTGSLEIMKRMKDYGGQATCTQLSIKYGETKNFYNSGSSALARRIAEKTGCPVMDRDEESSRWWPILYVGRNAGKDDSGSYTWKLRDELSAAIDRVDMSEISLYADASPSIWKISHGTENTGISDENKQIFMDRGVIVAHSTTKAKATSKVSQGESFTYSMKMGDYFYLCYGNRIQLLGQITSNDAVENPELKDGWYERPYRVVATPKINDSYDGVKKWWTPNDNSTCIKVDDKPLFEELILKPYFGLTVAQLLGDTNEQHGYWWLNANPKIWSFSDIAVGEVQSYTLYNDNGNKRRIFQNFLDAKAGDMIIGYESNPVKQIVAIGKVSAEQDGEEIYFEKIEGLSSPIDYQTLKSCSELERMEYFSNPQGSLFKLAKGEYDFIVDMIRDENPLAQEEKTEKYSKANFLDEVYMDESRYDMLLSVLRNKKNIILQGAPGVGKTFAAKRLAYSMIGEKDEGRVEFVQFHQNYSYEDFMMGYKPVNDGFELKYGIFYRFCQKAANQPDKDFFFIIDEINRGNMSKIFGELLMLIERDYRGTKTTLAYNGLAFSVPKNLYIIGMMNTADRSLAMIDYALRRRFSFFEIEPGFDSDGFVKYQNTLNNETFNELIVKVKELNKEIALDKSLGKGFCIGHSYFCGQSVCSDEWMHTIVDYDILPMLSEYWFDDSAKLQRWENILRGVFQ from the coding sequence ATGTTTGAGAAATTTCGTTTGCATGACGCTCTTGTGAAATACAAGCAGGATTTCGTTTCTACCCAATGGGGAAACGAGAAATACAAGTGGGAAGCGCTCAAATTTTTTCAGGACAATTGGGATGTGAATGCAGCGAATTTTGCTGCCATGCTGACTCTCTCCCTTTCAAAAACATATAATTTGCTCGCGTCCATGAATAACTTTCCGGCGCGAATGATTGAGAAATTTGCGGAAACGGCTCCTGAAGAAGTGCGGGCGATGTTCATTGCCCTGTTTGATGAAAGCAAGGATGTCGTTACCAGAATTACAGATTTTAAAGACCAGTCATCCATTCTGCTCGAAAAGTATGGCAACGGCGCAGGACAGCATTATCAGTACGAGAATGCCGTCAGCACCTATTTATGGCTTCGGTTTCCTGACAAATATTATATCTACAAATACGGCGAGATAAAGACCGCTGCGGATGAGCTAGGCAGTGATTATCGATTCAAAAAAGGTGCTTATGCGGACAATCTACACAATTTCTATAGCTTTTACGATGAGTTGTGCGCGGAAATCAGGAAAGATGAAGAGCTCAGAAGTCTGCTCAAATCTCAACTTACGGATGATTGCTATCCAGACCCGGAATACAGAACGCTTACAATTGATGTCGGCTTCTACATCAGCCGTTATTATTCGCAGAAAGGATCCGCGACCACTGACGAATGGTTTCCGACAGATTACGCGCCGAACATTTCTGTCGATGAGTGGGTAGAACTTCTTAATGACCCCGATGTGTTTACGACTGGAAGCCTCGAAATCATGAAGCGCATGAAGGATTATGGCGGGCAGGCTACTTGTACCCAGCTCTCCATCAAATACGGTGAAACGAAGAACTTCTATAATAGCGGTTCTTCTGCTTTGGCGCGTCGTATTGCTGAAAAAACCGGCTGCCCTGTAATGGATAGAGATGAAGAGAGTTCTCGCTGGTGGCCGATTCTGTATGTCGGACGCAATGCGGGTAAGGATGACTCTGGCAGCTATACATGGAAACTGCGAGATGAGTTATCTGCCGCCATTGATAGAGTCGATATGTCTGAGATTTCGCTTTATGCTGATGCATCTCCTTCTATTTGGAAAATCAGCCACGGAACCGAAAACACCGGCATATCAGATGAAAACAAGCAGATATTTATGGATCGCGGCGTTATTGTGGCACATAGTACAACCAAGGCAAAAGCCACGTCAAAAGTATCGCAGGGAGAGTCATTTACCTATTCCATGAAAATGGGCGATTATTTTTACCTGTGCTATGGCAACAGAATTCAACTTTTAGGGCAAATCACAAGCAACGACGCTGTGGAAAATCCAGAACTGAAGGATGGCTGGTATGAACGTCCATACCGTGTTGTCGCCACACCGAAAATTAATGATTCCTACGATGGCGTCAAAAAGTGGTGGACGCCAAATGATAACTCGACTTGCATAAAGGTTGATGACAAGCCGTTGTTTGAGGAATTGATTCTCAAACCGTATTTTGGCTTGACGGTTGCACAGCTTCTTGGCGATACCAATGAGCAGCATGGCTATTGGTGGTTGAATGCGAATCCGAAAATTTGGAGTTTTTCAGATATCGCTGTCGGCGAAGTACAGTCTTATACTCTTTATAACGACAACGGTAATAAGCGCCGTATTTTCCAGAATTTCTTGGATGCTAAAGCCGGAGACATGATAATCGGCTACGAGTCGAATCCCGTTAAACAGATTGTTGCGATTGGCAAGGTCAGTGCGGAACAAGATGGAGAAGAAATCTATTTTGAAAAAATCGAAGGGCTTTCCTCGCCGATTGATTATCAAACGCTGAAGAGCTGTTCCGAACTCGAGAGAATGGAATACTTCAGCAATCCACAGGGCAGCTTGTTTAAGTTAGCAAAGGGCGAGTATGACTTCATAGTCGATATGATTCGGGATGAAAACCCACTGGCTCAAGAAGAAAAAACGGAGAAATACAGCAAGGCGAATTTTCTTGATGAGGTTTATATGGACGAAAGTCGTTATGATATGTTGCTTTCTGTCCTGAGAAATAAAAAGAACATCATCCTGCAGGGCGCTCCCGGTGTTGGAAAAACCTTCGCCGCAAAGCGTCTTGCCTATTCGATGATTGGAGAAAAGGACGAAGGACGTGTTGAATTTGTCCAGTTTCATCAGAACTATTCCTATGAAGATTTCATGATGGGCTATAAACCTGTGAATGATGGCTTTGAACTGAAATACGGTATTTTCTATCGCTTTTGTCAGAAAGCCGCAAACCAGCCGGATAAGGACTTTTTCTTCATCATTGATGAAATTAATCGCGGCAATATGAGTAAAATTTTCGGCGAGTTGCTTATGTTGATTGAACGGGATTACAGAGGCACAAAGACCACGCTTGCTTATAATGGTTTGGCTTTTTCGGTGCCTAAGAACTTATACATCATAGGCATGATGAATACCGCAGACCGCAGCCTTGCCATGATTGACTACGCGCTTCGCCGCCGCTTCAGCTTCTTTGAGATAGAGCCGGGCTTTGATTCCGATGGCTTTGTAAAATATCAAAACACGCTAAACAATGAGACTTTTAATGAACTTATAGTCAAGGTGAAAGAGTTGAATAAAGAAATAGCGCTTGATAAATCCTTGGGTAAAGGGTTTTGCATCGGACACAGCTATTTCTGCGGACAAAGTGTCTGTTCAGATGAATGGATGCATACCATCGTTGACTACGATATTTTGCCAATGCTGAGTGAATACTGGTTTGATGACAGCGCAAAGCTCCAGCGTTGGGAGAACATTTTGCGTGGTGTATTTCAATGA